The DNA region GCAATCAACATTTGAAATAGCTTTCTCTCTTTGCCTTGTTGCCTCACACCAAGCGATCCCAGCTGGACATAATTTAAATGCATCACACGCCCATGTAGCAATTTTTCAACAGAATGTCTACCATAATCTAGGattgaataaaggaggtaagtttcaaAATATCCAAAGGTGCTGCACCGGGGATAATACATTATAATTTGGTTTCATAAAGAGTTTTTCTAaagcccttcttcagagcgaaacaagggccaacgctcgaaatTTCGTCTTTAAAAAGTCTTaatggtagccaatttacattatcaatttaGCTGATTaaacaaattaacttttaatCCGCAGGATCGGTTTTGAAAACCAGCACAGCTCGGTCACTAgccttttttcttgctttaggCATGACTTTGATGTGactttctttgagttctcattggatCCCTGTAACATTTACTGCTGTTCCGATTGTTTGTTGCGTTTACTTTGGCTTTGAATTCACGACTCTTAATCGAAAACTGTATAGACGCTCGCGTTTAACTTGCGGGTATCCTTACTTAATTCAGCCCCTTTTCAATTCTGCCCGTAAAAGGTGAATTTCGGGTCAAAGAAATTTTGCTCCGCAAACGATGGATTTTGGAATGATTGTTTTTCACTTTCGTAACATTTTCaatagtttatttatttgttcatcGGTTCATTGATCAATTCATtttttacatgtacatattAAACTGTTAATCTTTCAATGAACCGTGATGGCCAAGTTTTTAGGAtttttaacctttcaactcTCAGAGGTTGCTAGTATTTGACTCCACGTATTAATGGATACATCATCCATGAAACACTCCGTGTCCAGAACTCTGTTTAGTTTAACAATTTACAAAGCAATGAAAATGAGCTGATTGGAATCTTACAAATCGGATCTTGGGTGTAACAGCGTTCGTCTTTTTGAGAAATCTCTCACAGACTGTAGTCAGACAGCGTATTTTTTCAGTTGATAGGAGAAGATCTTTTTACAGGGCTTCTACTCATCTCTTCTTTCTCCATCTAGCTGGGCGTGCTTGAAGTCATTTCTCTTCcagttgaaatgttttgaacgtGAACTTTCCTACGCGCCAACAGACTCTGAAAGGCAGCTCTTACATCTCTCTTCAGAAAAGCGTACACTATTGGGTTTGAGGCAGAGTTGATCAAAAATAGCAAATCAATGGCTATATCAAGAGATGCTGTGGTTTCACATAACTCGAACACAAAGCATACACACTTGTAGTTCTCGAAGACGTAGCAGATAATAAAGAGAAACATGATTGCCATTGTCATTTTGGCAGCAGCTTTGCTCTCTTTGCTCGATCTAAGCACAGTAGGTGAATATTTTGGCGCGTGGTTAAAACGGAGTTGGGCAAAAATCTTTGATCTCCTTTCCGAAATCTTGCGTAGGATGCAGAATATTCGACAGGCGACGAATACAAATACAATTGCTGTGACAACTTGGAAGacaaaaactctaaaaacaAGTAGATATCTATTTCGCACGTGTAGGCCTCGGGGCAAGGTAAATAATGCCACTGGTAAAATCCACGCCATTGTGATAGCAATTTTGATCACCTTTGGCGACATTATCGACAAATACCTCAATGGATGAACAATTGCGAAGTATCGGTCCACGATCATCACGAACAGATTTGTAGCCGAGAAATAAAG from Pocillopora verrucosa isolate sample1 chromosome 1, ASM3666991v2, whole genome shotgun sequence includes:
- the LOC131796788 gene encoding histamine H2 receptor-like — protein: MWWFWLLGWLLTIVTVIGNGTVICLIIGIRRLHNTANWLVLALAFADLFVGLTFFPLLFAMKIDSLNDPDHENVDPFFLVSRTFLYFSATNLFVMIVDRYFAIVHPLRYLSIMSPKVIKIAITMAWILPVALFTLPRGLHVRNRYLLVFRVFVFQVVTAIVFVFVACRIFCILRKISERRSKIFAQLRFNHAPKYSPTVLRSSKESKAAAKMTMAIMFLFIICYVFENYKCVCFVFELCETTASLDIAIDLLFLINSASNPIVYAFLKRDVRAAFQSLLARRKVHVQNISTGREMTSSTPS